Proteins encoded together in one Lathyrus oleraceus cultivar Zhongwan6 chromosome 5, CAAS_Psat_ZW6_1.0, whole genome shotgun sequence window:
- the LOC127084332 gene encoding pentatricopeptide repeat-containing protein At4g25270, chloroplastic translates to MASSWLFSTPFAVVTTTTLRNYSTSNNGPAVSSSPKEYSSNDILSLLYTSAKKNTDNKKPKKLRKWETQKGKNTFSYPQSKPTPLIIHQQPYPQTKFQALEQILNDLEDSIEKGIKIDPEIYASLLETCYRFQAIHHGIRLHRLIPPTLLHRNVGISSKLVRLYASFGYMDEAHDLFDQMTEQDMYAFPWNSLISGYARLGFYDDAIALYFQMVEEGVEPDLFTFPRVLKVCGGIGLVQVGEEVHRHVVRSGFGDDRFVLNALVDMYSKCGDIVKARKIFDKISFRDSVSWNSMLAAYVHHGLEVEAINIFRQMLLEGEKPDSFSISAILTGVSSLDVGVQIHGWVIRQGVDWSLSIANSLIVVYSNHGRLDKARSIFNQMPERDIVSWNSIISAHCKHPEAIAYFEKMEDAGENPDKITFVSLISACAHLSLVNDGERLFALMCEKYKIKPIMEHYGCMVNLYGRAGLIEKAYSIIVDGMGSEAAGPTLWGALLYACFLHGNVTIGEISANKLFELEPDNEHNFVLLMKIYENTGRLEDMERTRKMLAERGLDH, encoded by the coding sequence ATGGCGTCGTCGTGGTTATTCTCTACTCCGTTCGCCGTCGTCACCACCACTACCCTCCGCAACTATTCCACCTCTAACAATGGCCCTGCTGTAAGTAGTAGTCCTAAAGAGTACAGTTCAAATGATATATTGTCACTTCTCTACACTTCAGCTAAAAAGAACACCGATAACAAGAAACCTAAGAAACTAAGAAAATGGGAAACCCAAAAAGGAAAAAACACATTTTCTTACCCACAATCCAAGCCAACTCCACTTATAATTCACCAACAACCATATCCTCAAACCAAATTTCAAGCACTTGAACAAATCCTCAATGACCTTGAAGATTCTATAGAGAAAGGCATCAAAATTGACCCTGAAATTTATGCTTCTTTGTTAGAAACTTGCTACCGTTTTCAAGCTATTCATCATGGTATTCGACTTCACCGCCTTATCCCACCAACCCTTTTGCATAGAAACGTTGGTATTTCGTCTAAACTTGTTAGGTTGTATGCTTCATTTGGGTATATGGATGAGGCACATGACCTGTTTGATCAAATGACTGAACAAGATATGTATGCATTTCCATGGAATTCACTCATATCTGGATATGCCCGATTGGGTTTTTATGATGATGCTATTGCACTTTATTTCCAAATGGTGGAAGAGGGTGTTGAACCTGACTTGTTTACCTTTCCTCGGGTTCTTAAAGTTTGTGGTGGAATTGGGTTGGTTCAGGTTGGGGAAGAGGTGCATCGTCATGTAGTGCGTTCTGGGTTCGGCGATGATAGATTTGTACTTAATGCACTTGTTGACATGTATTCTAAATGTGGCGACATTGTGAAGGCGAGGAAGATCTTTGACAAGATATCTTTTAGAGACTCGGTTTCATGGAACTCAATGCTCGCAGCTTATGTTCATCATGGTCTTGAGGTTGAGGCAATCAACATTTTTCGCCAAATGCTTTTGGAAGGGGAAAAACCTGACTCTTTTTCTATATCCGCAATTCTTACTGGCGTGTCATCACTTGATGTTGGGGTCCAAATTCATGGATGGGTAATCCGACAAGGTGTTGACTGGAGCTTGTCCATCGCTAATTCATTGATTGTTGTGTACTCCAACCATGGAAGGTTGGATAAGGCACGTTCCATATTCAATCAAATGCCAGAAAGGGATATTGTTTCGTGGAACTCCATAATATCGGCTCATTGTAAACACCCGGAAGCCATTGCTTATTTTGAGAAAATGGAGGACGCCGGTGAAAATCCTGATAAAAtaacatttgtttcattgatATCAGCTTGCGCCCATTTAAGTTTGGTGAATGATGGAGAGAGATTGTTTGCTTTGATGTGTGAAAAGTATAAAATAAAACCAATTATGGAGCATTATGGTTGTATGGTTAACCTGTATGGTAGAGCAGGGCTAATCGAAAAGGCTTATAGTATCATAGTTGACGGGATGGGCTCTGAGGCTGCTGGTCCAACTCTGTGGGGAGCTTTATTATATGCATGTTTTTTGCATGGAAATGTAACTATAGGAGAGATTTCTGCAAACAAGCTTTTTGAATTAGAGCCAGACAATGAACATAATTTTGTACTTCTTATGAAGATCTATGAAAATACAGGAAGATTAGAGGATATGGAGAGAACTAGAAAGATGCTGGCTGAAAGAGGGTTGGATCACTAG
- the LOC127084331 gene encoding uncharacterized protein At1g65710 — protein MGTCLSKKKGSSTTTNSSLAETKSTTTTSVVFEWKKNSSQNGITVSNPKVETQPELKLKKDDSVHEHKGQVKKEIFIIKHRKSHDEAAEIIGMRTSSCTKEDVDAILVHCGRLSRNSSGKASSFKDQRRRFSGSNRSNDFDDNDTIFSEKDQKISDLHENDWREPAEKLQFQSPRSLSQDGNRTRRRRRRRTPSREREQEQCSSSIERRFSISPVRRSSDTSTLHSARNNTSTSSKPAKMVSVPATVTSLVMDKSNNNDFGESAAAATGIKRITVRRNVGAASPRSQSPAKANGSATIQQQQLSLSRNSSRKKDESPYRRNPLSELESNSIAIPHSATNYNNSRMQNRSNMEVETEAKQKPNASRIALDKGVDAKCKTKIKQDEDVKVMSSMTDNVVVKTVVPPVVENLKPQILTRSRSSRRSRDLELDLNPEDLLIPPQSYTSLLLEDIQNFHQKNTPTPPSVSLPACVARACSILEAVANLNSDTSSSLSGVEDRRSPSGYQSSRNRYNVPLGTSNSYGKRVADTKDPIVESELIVYDEMVEPSLHKFETMNMGSPNMEKQESSRSSSLSVSSVAGRVNVDGAKKKVNSKTRV, from the exons ATGGGGACATGTTTGAGTAAGAAGAAAGGCTCTTCAACTACTACCAATTCTTCTCTCGCTGAAACCAAGTCAACCACAACAACATCTGTTGTGTTTGAGTGGAAGAAGAATTCTTCTCAAAATGGTATCACAGTTTCCAACCCAAAAGTGGAAACACAGCCAGAACTGAAGCTGAAGAAGGATGATTCAGTACATGAACATAAAGGGCAAGTGAAAAAAGAGATTTTTATCATCAAACACAGGAAGAGCCATGATGAAGCAGCTGAGATAATAGGTATGAGAACTTCAAGCTGTACTAAAGAAGATGTGGATGCGATTCTTGTACATTGTGGGAGACTCAGCAGAAACTCTTCAGGTAAAGCTTCTTCTTTTAAGGATCAAAGAAGGAGATTCTCGGGTTCGAACAGAAGTAATGATTTCGATGACAATGATACAATTTTCTCTGAAAAGGACCAAAAGATTAGTGATTTGCATGAGAATGATTGGAGGGAGCCTGCAGAGAAACTGCAGTTTCAATCACCAAGGTCACTTTCACAGGATGGAAATagaacaagaagaagaagaagaagaagaacgCCGAGCAGAGAAAGAGAGCAGGAACAATGTTCAAGCAGCATAGAGAGGAGATTTAGTATATCGCCTGTAAGAAGATCTTCAGATACCTCCACATTACACAGCGCAAGAAACAACACCAGTACTAGCTCTAAGCCTGCAAAAATGGTGTCTGTCCCTGCTACTGTTACATCTCTTGTAATGGATAAAAGTAATAATAATGATTTTGGAGAATCTGCGGCAGCTGCAACTGGTATAAAGAGGATTACAGTTAGGAGAAATGTTGGTGCGGCTTCACCGCGTTCTCAATCTCCTGCAAAAGCTAATGGGAGTGCAACAATTCAGCAGCAGCAACTATCGCTTAGCCGCAATTCCTCGAGGAAAAAAGATGAATCACCATACAGAAGAAATCCACTGAGTGAGCTTGAATCTAACTCCATCGCTATTCCACATTCAGCAACCAATTATAACAACAGCAGGATGCAAAACAGATCCAACATGGAAGTTGAAACAGAAGCTAAACAG AAACCAAATGCCAGCAGAATTGCATTGGACAAGGGTGTCGATGCGAAGTGCAAGACAAAGATAAAACAAGATGAAGATGTTAAAGTGATGTCTTCGATGACTGATAATGTTGTTGTCAAGACAGTGGTGCCGCCGGTGGTTGAAAACCTAAAACCCCAGATATTAACAAGAAGCAGATCTTCAAGGCGTTCACGAGACTTAGAGCTAGACCTCAACCCTGAAGATCTTTTGATTCCTCCACAGTCCTACACCTCACTACTGCTTGAAGATATCCAGAACTTCCATCAGAAAAACACACCAACCCCACCATCTGTTTCTCTCCCAGCTTGTGTTGCTAGAGCTTGCTCTATCCTTGAAGCTGTTGCTAATCTCAACTCCGATACCAGCTCAAGTTTATCTGGTGTAGAGGACAGGAGAAGTCCATCAGGTTATCAGTCCAGTAGGAATAGATACAATGTTCCATTGGGTACTAGCAATAGTTATGGGAAGAGAGTGGCAGATACCAAGGATCCAATTGTAGAGTCTGAGTTAATTGTTTATGATGAAATGGTTGAACCGAGCTTACATAAGTTTGAGACAATGAATATGGGTAGTCCAAACATGGAGAAGCAAGAATCTTCAAGAAGCAGCAGCTTAAGTGTGTCTTCTGTAGCAGGTCGAGTGAACGTGGATGGAGCAAAGAAGAAAGTGAACAGCAAAACGAGAGTGTGA